Sequence from the Methanosarcina siciliae T4/M genome:
TGGAGTCCAGTATGACAGTGAGAGTATTACGGGTTCAGAAAATAGTGAAAAAGACAGCATAGAGGCTGCCAACGGTACTGACAGCTCCTATTCTGAAAAGGTCCAGGACAAGGACAAAGTCAAAACAGAGACTCAAGACACGATTTCTGCATATAAGCTTGAAAGAGACCGGATACAGGAAGAGCTTCAGCTACAGAAGGAGGAATATCGGGGGGCAAAAGAGGATTTTCTTGAGGTGAGAAATCAAATCCAAAAAGGAAAGCTTGATTCCGATTCCGAAGAGGCGTTAAATGCCACGAGACTCTACCTTCACGCGAGTATTAATTATATGATTCTCTACCTGGAAAACGTTAAAACAAATATTCAGTACTCAAATGGCAATGGAACAGAAGAAAGAATCGTTGCCATAGATGAGAACATCAGGTTGCTTAAGGCTGAACAGGCAGGAGTTGCAAATGCTTCCAACCAGCAAGAATTTGTAGTTACGGTCCAGTCCGTTCGTGGAGTATGGAATAATTCGCGGAAAGCCAGCCTGACCGGTGCAGGACAGACCGTTAGTGAGAGGATAGGGGGATTCCTTGACAAATCCGATGATCTTTCTAGAAAACTTGAGACTACTATTGAAAGCCTGAATACAACCGAGGTTAATACAGGTGAACTTGAGACAAGGCTTACCAGTTATAAATTATATCTGAAAGCTGCCCGGGAGAAAAAAGAAGCTGCAGATGTTATTTATGAAGATGAAAACGCTACCCTGGAAAAACTTGGAGTGGCAAACAACTATATGCGCGAATCTCTTAATAATGTCAACAAGGCAAATCAGATACTCAGAGTAATTTTCGACGACCTTAAGGGGTATAATCTTGAAGAAGTTAATGGAACTGGAGTCGAAAATAGCAATGAAACCGAACTTAATAATACTATAAGTATAAACAATACTGATAATAATTAATCCGTATGAATGGAACTCCTGTAAACAAGACAAAAAGGAGTGACAAACAGTAACTCAGGGAACGGGACCTAGAACTTCTCTGAGGATTGATTGGGAATTAAGGAGGCAGAAAATGGTTAAATTCGCTCACCTGCTCGTACTTTCAGTTTTAATTATATGGATTGCAGGGTCCGGTTGCGTCGGAAATGATTCCTCTGATGTGGAAGATGGAGGAGTTACTCAAAATGTTGCCGAGGCAGAGAACGCAGATGATCCGGGACTTACGCCGGCTGAAATCCAGGAAATTGACACTGATATGGCCGAACTCGAGAGCCTGCTCTCAAATGCAAGCCTTCAGGAAGAAATAGAACTCGAAGAACTGTGAGCCCGAGTAAACACTGAAAGCACGGAAGGTCTGGTTCTCATTGCCTTTACCCGTGTTTTCCGTGGTCCAACTTTAATTTTAGATCGGTGGAGAATGCTGACCCTACCAATTTATCTTCTTCTGTTATGAAGTTTATATTTTGTGAAGTTTTGATTTTACCATGAAATGCCTATTTTGTGAAGTGCTGATTTTTTGGTGCTCCCCCATTAAGCAGTTGATATTTTAAAAGGCTTATAATTCAACAACTCTGTTAAAGTCCATTTTTTCTGAGTTATTCCACATTCTTGTGAGGGAGCATCTTACCCAAAAGACCATTTTCGTTTTCTTTTGTTAAGCCATCATGCTCTCTGCAATCCTTAAAATGAGTGCAATAAACCTTTATTTGGCAATATACCTCCTCAATATTTGTTATTTCTGGAAACAAGTTCTCATCTGAGCTTTTCCGGGTTTAACAAGATAAAGGCCAACGATTCTTATTAGGAGCTTGCATTCACATACCTTGTTATGTCATCTCCTTCCTCATCCGTTCCTCTGAAAATCCAGACCGGCTTATAGAAATCCTGCTTCTCTCCCGGTGTATCCGAATAGTAGCCAATCTCTATTTCGTTGATTTCCACAGGCTTATGGCCGCTTTTTACGGGTTGAACCGAATCTCCTTGATTAAGTTTTTCGATTGCAGAGTTTACATCAAGAATTGATACTTCTCCAACGTTTTGAACTTCTCTCCAAGTTTTAAAGAAATAAACAATCTCCTCTTTTTCCCCTATGCACACTTCCATTGAGTCCCCGGGTCCGACAACTGGATACCCATCAAGTATCCTATTATATGAGACCCTCAAGAATGCCGGGGTTTCTTTTTCAACAGAACCGCTATCTTCATTCGATGTTTTGATAGTAAACGTCTCCACATTACTCATGTAAACACCTTCTGGCAGGCTGTTGCGTTCTTCAAGAAACTTATTTGCGATTTCGACAGCTTCCTCTTCGGAAGGAAGTAATTTTCTGGGTGCAATGACCTTATCCACGTTTTCGCGGATCTTCTCTTCCTTGATTACTTTATAATACGGAAGAGTCTTTCCTACATCAGGAACTGAAGCATTGATTGTAATTTCATTATTCAATCCAGAACTCTTAATTTTTCCTGTATCAAGTAAGTATTCGTTACTTTCATCAGGTTCTGTTACAAAAGATATAACACAGACTCCTAAAACAAGCATCAGAAACGTTAATGGAACTATTTTATTCAAATTAACACTCCCAGGAATTATATGCATACAAAGAATCATCTGGACTTTCATCCGGTTCCACGGTGCCCTGACCATTTAAGTGGTCATAAGCAAACTGGTCGTCAGTGTCTGCTACTATTACAGCTGTCACACTTGTATCAAATGTTTCCACTGTAGCAAACAACCATGCATCACAGATTTCATCATTTTCGTTTATAGTTTCATCAAAAAAACTGTCGACTAGAGCTGTAGAAACCGGTACTTCGGTACTGAAACCTAATATCCCGTGCGAGTACTTCAGAGCTTTTGCCCACTCACTATGGTCTTTTAAAACTTTACAACTGGCTATTAGAACCCATTCATTATCTTGATCCCATTTTTTTTCAACTTCTGAAGCTTGTACATCTCCCGTACTACTGTATGAAACCCAGTTGTATAGGCAGATTTCAGATGTATACCCTATTTCGTCAGTCCCGTGTCCCGTATGGTAATGAAAATCAGCGCTATCCAAACCAGTATATCCACTATTACTTGATCCAAAGTCCGTTTCCTCTACATCAGTCTCAGTTTCATAGAAATCCTGAGACCAACCGGCAACAGTGCCTAACCAATAGTTAACTCGTGCACATTCCGGCTCTAAATTTAAATCAGGACAATTGGTATAATCGTTTATCCTTGTCATTGTTGTCATCGAATAGGAATATGCATTTCATAAATTCTTTGAAAAAATACACAAATATTAATATATATTAAGTAACACTAATAGTTAATTATTTCTTATAAATAACGTAATATTATAAAAAAATAACATATAATATCATATTAAAATTAATTAAATTTAATATTTACTATCTAAATATGTGCCTATTATCTGTGAAGTAATACATTAGTTAGTAACAGATTATCAAGAAGAAGATTTTGTTAAACGGAATTTTTTACCTCATATGTTAATATTCCATCTGACAATTCTTATAATCCTCACTGGATTCGTTTTTTTCCCTTTGCATAACTCGGGGCACCCATATGAAAATTTTTAATAATATTAATTATTTTGGAAATCTCAGGCCTGCTAAGCTACTTGAGCAGATAAAAGGATTTCTGAAAGTTTTTAAGAGTTTACATTCTTCTAAATTTTCTAAAATTTCCAGATTGTATCCTCATATCTGGGCATGGATTCTAACAGTTTTTGAAGTTTTACTTTTGTACTTTTTTGTAATATGGGTATTCAATTCGTTTTTTCCACAATCGCCTATCCTCATAACTATGGTTTTTAATAGAATCTTTTTTTTGTTTTGTTACGTCACTTCGATGTTCTATTTTTACTGGTTTCCGAAAAGAAGTAGTCTAAGGACTATATGGATCTGTCTATTGGTATGGATTGTTACTCTACTTAGTATACCACTTACCTTTTTGGCATGGTTTCGATCTCCCCTGAAAGGATTGGTTTTGGGACTTTATTTAACCATGCTGATAGTGTTTGTTTATTGGATATTCAAACAATATAATTCAAAATTGAGTTCCCTATGTAGTCAAACCAGGTTTCTTAAATCTATAAAAAGAAAAATATATTCCTTAAATGAGAACAAGAGAGAAAACAACCTTGTCAGAAAAAAACTCATCATGAGTTTAAAACTATCTTTATTTTATTCAACATTTGCAATATTTATCCTGACTTCTATGGTGTATTGGAACTTTGTAACAAATTCCTATCTTTTTGGTTCCGATGTTCTCCCAATTAATAAGATGATATCTCTAATTATAGCAGTTGAAAAATTGGTCTTTAATATGGGTTTGATCAGTTTTCTGACCTCAATTTACATTACATTATGTATATCCCTAACTTTTCACTTTATGCTAGAAAAATTAGAAACTTCTTAAATATATGTGTTATAAAGGGTCTCAAATTAGCTCTGAAAATCGATGTTCTAATTTCAGTAGTTTGCTAAAATTCCTCCCACTACCTACTCCCTTTTCAGTTATCTCAGACACTCAACTACTGTCCTAATGCATAACTTTCGTCTCATCCGTTCCTCATCCCGTATGATGATTCAATAGCAAATCTTCTTCTATAAACCGTACTAACCTTTCTTTGAGACCACTTTACTCCAAAGACAACAAAACCAGGGTTCTCACGGCCCTTTTACAAATTCCCTTCTTTACCTTTCCGGTTGATATTCATCAATAGTACTCCTCTCAATTAATGACTGTTTATCCTTATCTAATTCTTCCATTTCTCTTTTTACATTCTTACGCCATTCATATACGGTACAATAAATACTTTCTACTTGGCCATGAAGGTTTTGGGATCTATTTTGGGCCTCATTTATCCTTGATTGAACAATCAAGTCTACTACTAATCCATCAAAGGCATAGTCGGCAAATGTAGCTAATCCTCCAATATTTATCTCAACTTCATCAGGATCAATTTTTTTTATATCCCCAAGTTCTCTCTGCAGGCTGTTTAGATTTTTCTGTACAGCAGCAATCTGCTCCCTTGCATCCCCTATCCTGGAGTGTTTGATAGCAGTTGTTATTAAACCGCCGCCAAGTATGTCCACTTTCCCCCAATTATCGGCGCTCTTAAGGGTTTCCATCAGTTGATTCAAAGAGGTGATAGCATTTTGCGCAGCATGTTCAGCCTCCATTAATTCTTTTTCTTCGGCTGCCAGCCTGCCCTTTTCTTCAGCAATATATAGCAGTTTCTGTGAGGTTTTCCCCGGCTGTCCTTTTAACACTTCTTCTTTCTCTTGCAGCAACTGTCCGTATTCACTTTCTATATCATAGAACGATTTCTTTCTTTGCCCCAATAGCGAATTTATTTCCTTTTCCAGTTCTTTAATAACTTTTTCAGAAGCTTCACATTTTAATTGTGCTGCCCAATACTCCTGGCGCTCTTTTTTTATTTTCTTGTCTTTAGTTCCTTTAATTTCAGCTATAATCCGAGTAATACTGAGCTTCTCCAGATTTTCTACATCATTTTTTTCTTTCGTCAGTTCTTTTGTCAGTTTTTTGCTATCCGTTTGAGCTGTTTTAAGTTGCCGTCTCGCAACCGCAAGTTTACTCTCCAGCTTTTGAGCAACTTCCATTTCATGCCGGGTTAAACGCAGGCGCTTTTCTAAATCTTTGCGCGAAACTAAATATTCATCCATCCTTTAATTCCTCATAACTTGAATAAAATGACAATATATTTGCTGAAAATCCCCCTTGAAACAAGTCACAAACAAAATATGAAAAAATGGGGGTTATCCTGTTAACTCTATTATATATTATTGTTAATATTTGTCAATACATTTACATCTTTTATACTTTATATTACCTCATACCCATTCACAGGCTGTCGCCAAAATCCTTTCTAAACTTTGCTGCCAGTTTGGTTTGCCAATCCGGATCTGTCACGAGTTTACCAAAGAAGAAACGTAAAATTTTCGGTTCATCCGTTTTAGCATTCTACTTGCATTCATAACAGGTTTGAATTTCCGGTACTGGGGGCGAGTCATTGATCAAATCTGAATGCTGGGGTACGCTCTACAAACGGCATCAGTCCCTCTTTGTCGTAGTATCGCAAGGTATATATTGTGAGATTCAACGTCTTAGCAACTTCACCAATAGAATAAGTTATAACTTTTTACTTCAGTCGAATACCCCTCTGGCTTGCTGCGGGGTGCGCCAGCGCAACTTTTATTAGTTCTTGAAGGAGAATCTTTTCATTCGATTTGATCAGTTCATCCATGTTTAGTTTATTAAGGTGGTATCGCAGGGATGTTTCACAAAAAACATCCTGATACTGTGTTGAGTCTGTATAAAAATCAATTCCGAATTTAAAACGAAAATTTCATTATATATGCAGGTGAAACTAACTTTTATCCCTAGTCTAAAACTGAATCAGATTGTAAGCTGAGATATATGAAAGTCGGACTCTCAAATTGAATATGAGTGTGAAACCGATTCGTAATCCGGCAAAGCTACCTCCCCGACCGAGGCTTCCGAAGCCGCCAGGA
This genomic interval carries:
- a CDS encoding two-component system regulatory protein YycI; this encodes MKVQMILCMHIIPGSVNLNKIVPLTFLMLVLGVCVISFVTEPDESNEYLLDTGKIKSSGLNNEITINASVPDVGKTLPYYKVIKEEKIRENVDKVIAPRKLLPSEEEAVEIANKFLEERNSLPEGVYMSNVETFTIKTSNEDSGSVEKETPAFLRVSYNRILDGYPVVGPGDSMEVCIGEKEEIVYFFKTWREVQNVGEVSILDVNSAIEKLNQGDSVQPVKSGHKPVEINEIEIGYYSDTPGEKQDFYKPVWIFRGTDEEGDDITRYVNASS
- a CDS encoding MerR family DNA-binding transcriptional regulator encodes the protein MTYSIGEVAKTLNLTIYTLRYYDKEGLMPFVERTPAFRFDQ
- a CDS encoding DUF6345 domain-containing protein — its product is MTTMTRINDYTNCPDLNLEPECARVNYWLGTVAGWSQDFYETETDVEETDFGSSNSGYTGLDSADFHYHTGHGTDEIGYTSEICLYNWVSYSSTGDVQASEVEKKWDQDNEWVLIASCKVLKDHSEWAKALKYSHGILGFSTEVPVSTALVDSFFDETINENDEICDAWLFATVETFDTSVTAVIVADTDDQFAYDHLNGQGTVEPDESPDDSLYAYNSWEC